The following coding sequences lie in one Arthrobacter sp. PGP41 genomic window:
- a CDS encoding NF038396 family protein — MLKKPETLFVLGYMLLPLLALLSAIVGLTMILGGNKIAGAIVLVVVTQVFAFGAFFALRARKAAVREESDTR; from the coding sequence ATGCTGAAGAAACCGGAAACCCTGTTTGTCCTCGGGTACATGCTTCTCCCGCTCCTGGCTCTCTTGTCCGCGATCGTTGGGCTCACCATGATTTTGGGCGGGAACAAGATCGCCGGAGCCATCGTGCTGGTGGTGGTGACGCAGGTGTTCGCGTTCGGTGCATTCTTCGCCTTGCGTGCCCGAAAAGCTGCTGTGCGGGAGGAATCCGACACTCGTTAG